The Coffea eugenioides isolate CCC68of chromosome 8, Ceug_1.0, whole genome shotgun sequence genome has a segment encoding these proteins:
- the LOC113781407 gene encoding pentatricopeptide repeat-containing protein At4g20770-like, translated as MLARTTTATAYVADLLQNCINNKAHIAGKILHAHILRIGAFADTFLANRLVELYSKCGQLVSARLVFDRMPQRNIYSCNAMLSCYCKENQLEDAHELFVRMLERNSVSWNTMISALVRNGYERRSLELYQMMRLGGFEPTRFTLASVLSACGGLGERMCGKECHGVAIKLGLDTNVYVGNASLGMYAKCGMVGDAVKAFWDLTEPNEISFTALMGGLVEADRIEEAFDMFKLMHRNGIRIDSVSLSSVLGVCAKGGSGDFGAISDDDCELHIVPGKQIHGLTVKLGFENNLHLSNSLLDMYAKNGDMDSAEMAFANLSEVSVVSWNIMIGGYGQKDEKEKAMQYMEWMQSSGFEPDDVTHINMLVACIKCGDVKTARMIFDRLEHQSLSSWNALLSGYTQNGYHRETVNLFGEMQFQNVQPDRTTLAILLSSCAALGHLETGRQAHACLIKPGFHTDTYVGSGLIGMYLKCGRVAGAKHVFNGVHLLDTVCWNSMIAGLSFNSMDGEAFSIFIEMLRKGTLPTEFSYATVLSCCAKLSSLSQGKPVHGLIVKDGYADDVFVGSALVDMYSKCGNICEARQFFNLMPFKNTVTWNEMLHGYAQNGCGDEAVCVYRQMIQSGARPDDITFVAVLTACSHSGLVDPGITIFNSMQKKHGVEPLPDHYTCIIDSLGRAGRFNELESIINKMPYKDDPVVWEVLLSSCRVHSNVSLARRAADELFRLDQKNSAPYVLLANMYASLGRWDDANDVRSMMIEQQVRKDPGYSWVEQEKSDVCRLG; from the coding sequence ATGCTAGCCAGAACCACCACCGCCACAGCTTACGTAGCTGACCTTTTGCAAAACTGCATCAATAACAAAGCCCACATTGCTGGGAAGATCCTTCATGCCCACATACTTCGTATTGGGGCCTTCGCAGATACTTTTCTTGCCAACCGCCTTGTCGAATTGTACTCAAAATGTGGTCAATTAGTTAGTGCTCGTTTGGTGTTTGATCGAATGCCTCAGAGAAATATTTACTCTTGCAATGCAATGTTAAGTTGTTATTGTAAAGAGAACCAATTAGAGGATGCCCATGAACTTTTTGTTAGAATGCTCGAGAGGAATAGTGTGTCGTGGAACACGATGATTAGTGCGTTGGTTCGGAATGGTTATGAAAGAAGAAGTTTGGAGTTATATCAAATGATGAGGTTAGGTGGTTTTGAGCCGACCCGTTTCACGTTGGCTAGTGTTTTGAGTGCTTGTGGTGGCTTGGGGGAAAGAATGTGTGGAAAAGAGTGTCATGGAGTTGCTATTAAACTTGGTTTAGACACGAATGTGTATGTGGGGAATGCTTCGTTGGGGATGTATGCAAAGTGTGGGATGGTGGGGGATGCAGTTAAGGCTTTCTGGGACTTGACGGAGCCCAATGAGATCTCGTTCACTGCATTGATGGGAGGGCTAGTTGAGGCTGATCGAATTGAGGAGGCATTTGACATGTTTAAATTGATGCACAGGAATGGGATTAGAATTGATTCTGTTTCATTGTCTAGTGTTCTGGGTGTTTGTGCCAAAGGTGGGAGTGGGGACTTTGGAGCAATTAGCGATGATGATTGCGAACTACATATTGTACCAGGCAAACAAATTCATGGCCTTACTGTAAAACTTGGCTTTGAAAACAATCTTCATCTGAGCAATTCGTTGCTTGACATGTATGCCAAAAATGGAGATATGGACAGTGCTGAAATGGCTTTCGCTAATTTATCCGAGGTTAGTGTTGTTTCTTGGAACATTATGATAGGAGGGTATGGACAAAAAGACGAAAAAGAGAAAGCAATGCAATATATGGAATGGATGCAGAGTAGTGGTTTTGAACCTGATGATGTCACTCACATCAACATGCTTGTAGCTTGTATTAAGTGTGGGGATGTTAAAACTGCACGTATGATATTTGACAGGTTGGAACATCAGAGCTTAAGCTCATGGAATGCTTTACTCTCAGGATATACACAAAATGGCTACCATAGGGAAACAGTGAATCTTTTCGGAGAAATGCAATTTCAAAATGTGCAACCTGATCGAACTACATTGGCAATACTATTGAGTTCCTGTGCTGCATTAGGTCATTTGGAGACTGGAAGGCAAGCCCATGCCTGCTTGATAAAACCTGGATTCCATACTGACACTTATGTCGGTAGTGGACTTATTGGCATGTACTTGAAGTGTGGTAGGGTTGCTGGTGCAAAACATGTTTTTAATGGGGTTCATCTGTTAGACACTGTCTGTTGGAATTCTATGATAGCAGGGTTATCCTTCAATTCAATGGATGGAGAAgcttttagtatttttattgaAATGCTTAGAAAGGGAACATTGCCCACTGAATTCTCTTATGCCACTGTGTTGAGCTGTTGTGCAAAACTATCTTCTTTGTCCCAGGGGAAGCCAGTTCATGGTCTAATAGTGAAGGATGGATATGCAGATGATGTTTTTGTGGGCAGTGCACTTGTTGATATGTATTCTAAGTGTGGCAACATTTGTGAGGCCAGACAGTTTTTTAATTTGATGCCTTTCAAAAATACAGTTACTTGGAATGAGATGCTACATGGGTATGCACAGAATGGGTGTGGAGATGAAGCTGTTTGCGTTTATAGACAAATGATTCAATCAGGTGCCAGACCAGATGACATAACATTTGTTGCTGTTTTGACTGCGTGTAGCCATTCTGGATTGGTGGATCCTGGGATTACTATATTCAATTCAATGCAGAAAAAACATGGAGTGGAACCACTTCCAGATCATTACACTTGCATAATTGATTCACTTGGTCGGGCTGGACGGTTTAATGAACTAGAATCAATCATTAATAAGATGCCATACAAAGATGACCCAGTGGTTTGGGAAGTTCTGCTTAGTTCTTGCCGGGTTCATAGTAATGTAAGCTTAGCAAGAAGAGCAGCAGATGAACTTTTCCGCCTAGACCAAAAGAATTCTGCTCCTTATGTACTTTTGGCCAATATGTATGCATCATTAGGAAGGTGGGATGACGCAAATGATGTTAGGAGCATGATGATCGAACAGCAAGTGCGTAAGGATCCAGGTTATAGCTGGGTTGAGCAGGAAAAGAGTGATGTGTGCAGACTTGGCTAA
- the LOC113780536 gene encoding uncharacterized protein LOC113780536 has protein sequence MVSFNFPRFRRPDFYNYHCEIFDSERWSWRRAEDILLPHGEMFDNNQSVYASGLIYWLTTDDNVLAFNHEQETYHTFPLPELVCKNCEYSCKQLVEYQGKLGFICKTPEGHIHLWGVLDRKHPRWKLIKEVNIDLLAKEVSFPSPAGFYNADVALLKAFRKMIFYKLQDSSYNEIELLDGLCFAADVFPFRSDLEPVNLRGR, from the coding sequence ATGGTTTCTTTCAATTTCCCACGTTTTAGGCGACCGGATTTCTATAATTACCACTGCGAGATTTTTGACTCAGAGAGATGGTCATGGAGGAGAGCAGAGGACATCTTGTTGCCACATGGGGAAATGTTTGACAATAACCAGTCTGTTTATGCAAGTGGATTGATATACTGGCTCACAACTGATGATAACGTCCTTGCCTTCAATCATGAACAAGAAACTTACCACACCTTTCCATTGCCTGAGCTTGTATGCAAGAATTGCGAGTACTCATGCAAGCAACTTGTAGAGTATCAAGGAAAACTTGGATTCATTTGCAAAACACCGGAAGGGCATATACACTTATGGGGTGTTTTAGACCGGAAACATCCCAGATGGAAATTGATAAAAGAAGTGAATATTGATTTGCTTGCAAAGGAGGTATCATTTCCCTCCCCAGCAGGTTTCTACAATGCAGATGTAGCTCTTCTGAAGGCCTTCAGAAAAATGATATTCTACAAGCTGCAAGATTCTAGTTACAATGAGATTGAGCTGCTTGATGGCCTCTGTTTTGCTGCTGATGTTTTCCCATTCCGGTCTGATTTGGAGCCTGTCAACCTGAGAGGTCGATGA